A genomic window from Candidatus Bathyarchaeota archaeon includes:
- a CDS encoding response regulator: MINTFKEKKYIKILFVDNDVDFLKSAQQCLELHGNYEITCAFSVAQALEIVTKKEIDIIISDMNMPITDGIEFLKTLRKNNNNIPFIVFTATEDKQKPIEAFSSGANGFIGKTGNPEIIFSTLNRCIEKSLQATTTGVV; this comes from the coding sequence ATGATAAACACTTTTAAGGAAAAAAAATACATCAAAATTTTATTTGTAGACAATGATGTTGATTTTCTTAAAAGTGCACAACAATGTTTAGAACTCCATGGAAATTATGAAATTACTTGTGCATTCTCAGTGGCACAAGCCCTTGAAATAGTTACAAAAAAAGAAATTGACATAATAATCAGCGACATGAACATGCCCATAACAGATGGTATTGAGTTCCTGAAAACCCTTAGAAAAAACAACAACAATATCCCGTTTATAGTATTCACAGCGACCGAGGATAAACAAAAACCCATAGAAGCCTTTAGTTCAGGAGCCAACGGATTCATAGGAAAAACAGGCAACCCTGAGATTATCTTTTCTACTTTAAACCGTTGCATAGAAAAATCGTTACAAGCTACAACTACAGGCGTCGTGTGA